One genomic region from Rhodoligotrophos appendicifer encodes:
- a CDS encoding ornithine cyclodeaminase family protein, translated as MSRPHHLLYLSRADLEQLNLPMSEIIDAVTEAFLEKAKGQTLLPPKHWIPAGPRRFFSAMSGQLAGLGTTVCKWQSGSPDNHLNGQPYITGQLILNDMATGLPMAIMDSTWTTGQRTAAATAVAARALANPSPAVLGIMGCGVQGRSNLEAFRLVFPSLRTVRCFDIEAAAMERYRREMTARHEGLDVICCGGAQEAMAGAQLIVTCGPIVPDAPRSAKIAWVDPGATVVTLDYDCYWEPAAFGAFAQVFSDDLDQLDHTREFGYFSGVPATARELAAVVAGTEPGRRGREERIAALNLGIALEDAATALCVYRAAKAKGVGLELPI; from the coding sequence ATGAGCCGGCCTCACCATCTGCTCTATCTCTCGCGGGCCGATCTGGAGCAGCTCAACCTGCCCATGTCCGAGATCATCGACGCGGTGACGGAGGCCTTCCTGGAGAAGGCGAAGGGTCAGACACTGCTTCCGCCCAAGCACTGGATTCCCGCGGGGCCGCGGCGGTTCTTCTCGGCGATGAGCGGACAATTGGCGGGTCTCGGGACCACGGTCTGCAAGTGGCAGAGCGGTTCGCCAGACAATCACCTGAACGGGCAGCCCTATATTACCGGACAGCTCATTCTCAACGACATGGCGACCGGGCTGCCCATGGCCATCATGGATTCCACCTGGACCACGGGACAGCGGACCGCTGCAGCGACGGCCGTTGCGGCCCGCGCTCTCGCCAATCCCTCGCCTGCAGTTCTGGGGATCATGGGCTGCGGCGTGCAGGGGCGCAGCAATCTCGAGGCTTTTCGGCTGGTCTTCCCGTCGCTGCGCACGGTTCGATGCTTCGACATCGAAGCGGCGGCCATGGAGCGCTATCGTCGCGAAATGACGGCACGGCATGAGGGGCTCGACGTCATCTGCTGCGGCGGTGCTCAGGAGGCGATGGCCGGGGCACAGCTCATCGTCACCTGCGGGCCGATCGTTCCGGATGCCCCGAGGAGCGCGAAGATCGCGTGGGTGGATCCCGGTGCAACGGTCGTGACGCTCGATTATGACTGCTATTGGGAGCCCGCGGCATTCGGTGCCTTCGCGCAGGTCTTTTCGGACGATCTCGACCAGCTCGATCATACGCGGGAGTTTGGTTATTTCTCAGGCGTCCCCGCGACGGCGCGCGAGTTGGCGGCCGTGGTGGCCGGGACGGAGCCGGGCCGGCGCGGACGCGAGGAGCGGATCGCAGCACTCAATCTGGGGATCGCCCTCGAGGACGCCGCAACCGCGCTGTGTGTCTACAGAGCGGCCAAAGCGAAGGGCGTCGGGCTGGAGCTGCCCATCTAG
- a CDS encoding Zn-ribbon domain-containing OB-fold protein, with translation MSSEKAPYPQPREDQDNAAFLRRWREDGKILLQKARGGKPFFYPRPMDPETWSTELEEVVAEGRGHVVSYSSIARPNDPAFNDETPIVLAEIALVEGATLLARIVGDNRDQVASGDAVEVPSAEIARRYPLPVFVLAEKSTA, from the coding sequence ATGAGTTCGGAAAAAGCACCTTATCCGCAGCCGCGGGAAGACCAGGACAATGCCGCCTTCCTGCGGCGTTGGCGGGAGGACGGCAAAATCCTGCTGCAGAAGGCGCGGGGCGGAAAGCCGTTCTTCTATCCGCGGCCGATGGATCCGGAGACATGGTCCACCGAGCTGGAAGAGGTGGTCGCCGAGGGCCGCGGGCACGTCGTGTCATATAGTTCGATCGCGCGGCCGAACGATCCCGCCTTCAACGACGAGACGCCGATCGTGCTTGCAGAAATCGCGCTCGTGGAGGGCGCTACGCTGCTGGCTCGGATCGTCGGCGACAATCGCGACCAGGTTGCCTCCGGCGACGCGGTGGAGGTGCCGAGCGCAGAGATTGCCCGGCGCTATCCGCTCCCAGTCTTCGTTCTCGCGGAAAAGAGCACAGCATGA